The Salinivibrio kushneri genomic interval CCACGCGGTAAAGTGAAAAAAGGTGATGTGCTTAAGGCGGTGGTAGTTCGCACCCGTAAAGGCGTACGTCGTCCAGACGGCTCTGTCATTCGCTTCGACCGCAATGCTTGCGTGTTGTTGAACAACACGAACGAGCAACTAGTCGGCACACGTATCTTTGGCCCTGTGACACGCGAACTTCGTACTGAGAAGTTCATGAAAATTGTGTCTCTGGCGCCTGAAGTTCTGTAAGGAGCGATCTCATGGCAGCTAAAATCCGTCGTAACGACGAAGTTATCGTTCTTGCCGGTAAAGACAAAGGCAAGAAAGGTAAAGTATCTAAGGTTCTACCGACCGGTAAAGTTATCGTTGAAGGTATTAACCTCGTGAAGAAACACCAGAAGCCGGTTCCGGCTCTGGGCACTCAAGGTGGCATCGTTGAACAAGAAGCCGCTATTGACGTTTCAAACGTGGCGATCTTTAACGCAGCAGCTGGTAAAGGTGACCGTGTAGGCTTCCGATTTGAAGACGGCAAAAAAGTGCGTTTCTTCAAGTCGAATGGCGAAACTATTAAGTAATTCTGGAGTAGTACAATGGCGAAACTGCATGATTACTACAAAGAGACAGTTGTAGCTGAGCTATCTAAGCAATTTGGTTACAAAAGCATCATGCAAGTCCCAGGGATCGAAAAGATCACCCTTAACATGGGTGTGGGCGAAGCTCTGAACGACAAGAAACTGCTTGAAAATGCAGCTGCTGATATGACCGCAATTTCTGGTCAAAAGCCGCTGATCACTAAAGCACGTAAATCAGTCGCAGGCTTTAAGATCCGTGAGGGCTACCCAATTGGTTGTAAAGTAACCCTACGTGGCGAGCGTATGTGGGACTTCTTTGAGCGTTTGATCGCTATCGCAGTTCCTCGTATCCGTGACTTCCGTGGTCTGAACCCGAAAGCGTTCGACGGTCGCGGTAACTACAGCATGGGCGTTCGCGAGCAAATCATCTTCCCTGAGATTGACTACGACAAAGTCGATCGTATCCGTGGTCTTGATATTACTATCACTACCACCGCAGGTACAGATGAGGAAGGTCGAGCTCTGCTGGCTGCCTTTAACTTCCCATTCCGTAAGTAAGGTGAAGGGTTACTGTTATGGCTAAAAAATCGATGAAAGCACGTGACGTAAAACGTGCGAAGCTCGCAGCCCGTTATGCTGAAAAGCGTGACAACCTGCGTGCGACCATTAAGAATGTTAACACGTCAGACGAAGAGCGTTGGGACGCCGTCCTGAAGCTTCAGTCGCTACCACGTGATTCTGCGAAGTCTCGTCAGCGTAACCGCTGTAACCAGACTGGTCGTCCACATGGCTACCTACGCAAATTCGGCCTAAGCCGAATCAAGGTTCGTGAAGCTTGCATGAAAGGCGAGATTCCGGGTCTGCGTAAGGCAAGCTGGTAATTGAATCACGGGAGTAAAGACTTATGAGCATGCAAGATCCGATCTCGGATATGCTGACCCGCCTCCGCAACGGTCAGACAGCAAAGAAAGTTGCTGTTAAAATGCCTTCGTCAAAGCTAAAAGTGGCAATTGCTGAGCTACTAAAAGCAGAAGGTTACGTGGCTGACGTCGCAGTAAATAGCGACGCGAAGCCTGAACTGGAAGTGACGTTGAAATACTTCGAATCTAAACCAGTTATCGAGCAAATCCAACGTGTTAGCCGTCCAGGCCTGCGCATCTACAAAAAGAAAGATGAGTTGCCTTCAGTGATGGGTGGACTTGGTATTGCTGTTGTATCAACTTCGAAAGGTTTGATGAC includes:
- the rplN gene encoding 50S ribosomal protein L14 — protein: MIQMQSMLDAADNSGARSVMCIKVLGGSHRRYAHVGDIIKVTVKDSIPRGKVKKGDVLKAVVVRTRKGVRRPDGSVIRFDRNACVLLNNTNEQLVGTRIFGPVTRELRTEKFMKIVSLAPEVL
- the rplX gene encoding 50S ribosomal protein L24 → MAAKIRRNDEVIVLAGKDKGKKGKVSKVLPTGKVIVEGINLVKKHQKPVPALGTQGGIVEQEAAIDVSNVAIFNAAAGKGDRVGFRFEDGKKVRFFKSNGETIK
- the rplE gene encoding 50S ribosomal protein L5; this encodes MAKLHDYYKETVVAELSKQFGYKSIMQVPGIEKITLNMGVGEALNDKKLLENAAADMTAISGQKPLITKARKSVAGFKIREGYPIGCKVTLRGERMWDFFERLIAIAVPRIRDFRGLNPKAFDGRGNYSMGVREQIIFPEIDYDKVDRIRGLDITITTTAGTDEEGRALLAAFNFPFRK
- the rpsN gene encoding 30S ribosomal protein S14 gives rise to the protein MAKKSMKARDVKRAKLAARYAEKRDNLRATIKNVNTSDEERWDAVLKLQSLPRDSAKSRQRNRCNQTGRPHGYLRKFGLSRIKVREACMKGEIPGLRKASW
- the rpsH gene encoding 30S ribosomal protein S8; protein product: MSMQDPISDMLTRLRNGQTAKKVAVKMPSSKLKVAIAELLKAEGYVADVAVNSDAKPELEVTLKYFESKPVIEQIQRVSRPGLRIYKKKDELPSVMGGLGIAVVSTSKGLMTDRAARKAGLGGEIICYVA